A genomic segment from Panulirus ornatus isolate Po-2019 chromosome 7, ASM3632096v1, whole genome shotgun sequence encodes:
- the LOC139749507 gene encoding uncharacterized protein: protein MNRLIQCLLGVCVAVVLADPHQHRFSASHNDILSGLTWATLDLAHLGQRGHLTSFEGLNLTLPDPHNTTVTSLRRRTRSLARGDADNPVTIDLEVRYKFPLFPVYESDFIQFEIPISRELELTPLLLLGKSKTERRIWDETVGTMLSDLEALVSMLGVDGSGCVRKALCEVAAMPSIVPEGLVGEMLQIFVKHLAQDGVGADLDTNDIMDEDGDLDAMDTADEVSKTLDEEEEHNEEETETQPPEMERQKDGSRKDKETGEDEADEPEEKRGKQKDSQKRKTGKERSNRRRSRKIDEYVAAGVHGKQQGDCWTAFPECPLSLLTMNYA from the exons ATGAATCGTCTTATAC AGTGCCTGctaggggtgtgtgtggctgttgtcCTGGCCGACCCTCACCAGCACAGGTTCTCAGCCTCTCACAACGACATACTGTCTGGCCTCACCTGGGCCACTCTGGACTTGGCCCACCTCGGCCAACGTGGCCACCTGACCTCCTTCGAAGGCCTCAACCTCACCTTACCTGACCCACACAACACGACTGTGACCTCGCTCCGCCGTAGGACCAGGAGTCTGGCCAGAGGGGATGCTGACAACCCCGTGACCATTGAT ctCGAGGTACGCTACAAGTTCCCGCTCTTCCCGGTATACGAGTCTGACTTCATCCAATTCGAGATTCCCATATCACGCGAGCTGGAGCTgaccccgctgctgctgctgggcaaGAGCAAAACGGAGCGTCGCATCTGGGACGAGACGGTGGGCACCATGCTGAGCGACCTTGAGGCTCTCGTCTCCAT GCTCGGTGTGGACGGCAGTGGCTGCGTCAGGAAGGCACTGTGTGAGGTGGCTGCCATGCCCTCCATCGTTCCAGAGGGCCTTGTCGGGGAGATGCTTCAGATCTTCGTCAA ACACCTGGCTCAGGACGGTGTAGGAGCAGACCTGGACACGAACGACATCATGGATGAGGATGGAGACCTGGACGCGATGGACACCGCCGACGAAGTGAGCAAGACTCTGGACGAAGAAGAGGAACACAACGAGGAAGAGACGGAAACGCAGCCGCCCGAGATGGAGAGACAGAAAGACGGGAGCAGGAAAGACAAAGAGACGGGAGAGGATGAGGCAGACGAgccagaagagaagagagggaagcAGAAGGATTCACAGAAGAGGAAGACAGGGAAGGAAAGATCGAACAGGCGCAGATCGAGGAAGATTGATGAGTACGTGGCTGCGGGAGTGCACGGGAAGCAGCAGGGCGACTGCTGGACCGCCTTCCCCGAGTGTCCACTCTCCCTCCTGACGATGAACTACGCCTGA